A genomic region of Actinomycetota bacterium contains the following coding sequences:
- a CDS encoding heme ABC transporter permease CcmB: protein ILRKDLMMELRTFEMLTSMGLFALLTMLVYRVTFAAAGSALDVRSVASGLLWAALVFTSMLGLNRSLVHEKDQGCLEALLLSPVDRPVIFFAKAVGNFIFLVIVETLTVPVFWFMFLQGAGAKYGGAWYMLPLALLAGAAGIAGIGTMLATISVNTKGKDFVLAVLFVPLIYPLLLAVVSATTIAVMGPVAGGVSFWVWMGWATGYDVVMVLAAFGLYEFVIGA, encoded by the coding sequence ATCCTGCGCAAGGACCTCATGATGGAGCTGCGCACCTTCGAGATGCTCACCTCGATGGGGCTGTTCGCGCTGCTCACGATGCTCGTCTACCGCGTGACGTTCGCCGCGGCCGGCTCGGCGCTCGACGTGCGGAGCGTGGCCTCGGGCCTGCTGTGGGCGGCGCTCGTGTTCACCTCGATGCTCGGGCTGAACCGCTCGCTCGTGCACGAGAAGGACCAGGGCTGTCTCGAGGCGTTGCTGCTGTCGCCGGTCGACCGGCCGGTCATCTTCTTCGCCAAGGCCGTCGGCAACTTCATCTTCCTCGTCATCGTCGAGACGCTCACCGTGCCGGTGTTCTGGTTCATGTTCCTGCAGGGTGCGGGCGCGAAGTACGGCGGTGCGTGGTACATGCTGCCGCTCGCGCTGCTCGCCGGAGCCGCCGGGATCGCCGGCATCGGCACGATGCTTGCCACCATCTCGGTGAACACGAAGGGCAAGGACTTCGTGCTCGCGGTGCTGTTCGTGCCGCTCATCTACCCGCTGCTGCTCGCCGTCGTGAGCGCGACGACCATCGCGGTGATGGGCCCGGTGGCGGGCGGCGTGAGCTTCTGGGTCTGGATGGGCTGGGCGACAGGCTATGATGTCGTCATGGTGCTGGCCGCGTTCGGCCTGTACGAGTTCGTCATCGGGGCCTGA
- a CDS encoding cytochrome C assembly protein, translating to MKSRADIPALLSLAIGGLLTTAAFLMAFFYAPVQMYEDLFHWDVTFQIFYFHVPVAESSFLVFTFAMFFAIRYLMTRDRKHDTRSRLGMELTLIFVILTMITGDLWTKARWNVWWQWEPRLTTYFIMTLLVVGYFVLRGSVEDEERRATFSAVFAIFAWIDAPVSFIITRVMQDASSHPIVFENGGLAETPAALVTFIVAQIGMLCLAFAIYRMRMREEHLKERLEAAKIALGG from the coding sequence ATGAAGTCACGCGCGGACATCCCGGCCCTGTTGTCGCTCGCCATCGGCGGGCTGTTGACGACGGCCGCGTTCCTCATGGCGTTCTTCTACGCGCCGGTGCAGATGTACGAGGACCTGTTCCACTGGGACGTCACGTTCCAGATCTTCTACTTCCACGTGCCCGTGGCGGAAAGCTCGTTCCTCGTGTTCACCTTCGCGATGTTCTTCGCGATCCGCTACCTGATGACGCGCGACCGGAAGCACGACACGCGCTCGCGGCTGGGCATGGAGCTCACGCTCATCTTCGTGATCCTCACGATGATCACCGGCGACCTGTGGACCAAGGCGCGCTGGAACGTCTGGTGGCAGTGGGAGCCGAGGCTGACCACCTACTTCATCATGACGCTGCTGGTCGTCGGCTACTTCGTGCTGCGCGGGTCGGTGGAAGACGAGGAGCGCCGCGCCACCTTCTCGGCGGTCTTCGCGATCTTCGCGTGGATCGACGCGCCGGTGTCGTTCATCATCACCCGCGTCATGCAGGATGCGAGCAGCCACCCGATCGTGTTCGAGAACGGCGGGCTGGCCGAGACGCCGGCCGCGCTCGTCACCTTCATCGTCGCCCAGATCGGCATGCTGTGCCTCGCGTTCGCCATCTACCGGATGCGCATGCGCGAGGAGCACTTGAAGGAGCGGCTCGAGGCCGCCAAGATCGCCCTGGGAGGTTAG